A DNA window from Syntrophorhabdus sp. contains the following coding sequences:
- a CDS encoding prepilin peptidase, whose product MHTLHLIIVFVFGAVIGSFLNVCIYRIPRKKSIIHPSSACPACEKPVRFYDNIPLVSYLVLKGKCRDCGARISFRYFLVELITAVVFMMIYRRWGLSYEFFIQIFFTAILIVVSFVDYDFQIIPDILSVGGMVAGLIISFLRPGFQVMEAVWGVLIGGGVLFVIAYGYQLITKREGMGGGDIKLLAMIGSFSGLKGVLFSLIGGSVVGTLVGIPLMLMKGKEEGGKYAIPFGPFLSLCALLYLFVGPGVVHAVSEFLLYR is encoded by the coding sequence ATGCATACCCTACATCTGATCATTGTTTTCGTTTTCGGAGCGGTCATCGGCAGTTTTCTTAACGTCTGCATTTACAGAATACCGAGAAAGAAGTCCATCATCCACCCTTCATCGGCATGTCCCGCCTGCGAGAAGCCGGTGAGGTTCTACGACAACATCCCCCTTGTGAGCTATCTCGTCCTTAAGGGCAAGTGCAGGGATTGCGGGGCAAGGATCTCCTTTCGCTATTTTCTCGTCGAGCTTATCACCGCGGTTGTCTTCATGATGATCTACCGACGGTGGGGGCTCTCCTACGAGTTCTTCATCCAGATATTCTTTACGGCGATCCTCATCGTCGTCTCCTTCGTTGACTACGATTTCCAGATCATTCCCGACATACTCAGCGTCGGGGGCATGGTCGCGGGATTGATCATATCCTTTCTCAGACCCGGTTTCCAGGTGATGGAGGCCGTCTGGGGAGTGCTTATCGGCGGCGGCGTTCTCTTCGTCATCGCCTACGGCTATCAGTTGATCACGAAACGGGAAGGCATGGGTGGCGGAGATATCAAGCTCCTCGCCATGATAGGCTCATTCAGCGGACTCAAAGGGGTGCTCTTCTCCCTCATAGGAGGTTCCGTTGTGGGTACCCTGGTGGGCATTCCCCTCATGCTCATGAAGGGCAAGGAAGAGGGTGGCAAGTACGCCATTCCATTCGGTCCATTCCTGTCCCTGTGTGCTTTGCTGTATCTCTTTGTCGGACCCGGGGTGGTCCACGCGGTGAGTGAGTTCTTGCTGTATCGATAA
- a CDS encoding type II secretion system protein gives MDQKGFTILELLIGAVVILLVVLIALPMHAMRSKRTEQVSVKAQLHCIREAEETYRSRHGYYTDDASKLANWKQRTKRYHFRIRHASSTRFVAEANGDLNNDKICDDTWTIDENGVLANVK, from the coding sequence ATGGACCAAAAGGGTTTTACGATATTAGAACTGCTCATCGGCGCCGTTGTTATCCTTCTCGTCGTTCTCATCGCTCTTCCCATGCACGCCATGCGCAGCAAGAGAACTGAGCAGGTGAGTGTGAAGGCGCAGCTCCACTGCATCAGGGAGGCGGAAGAGACGTACAGGTCGCGGCATGGATATTACACGGATGACGCCAGCAAGCTGGCGAACTGGAAACAGAGGACGAAGAGATACCATTTCAGGATACGTCACGCCAGCTCGACCCGTTTTGTTGCCGAAGCGAACGGTGACCTCAACAACGATAAGATATGCGACGATACCTGGACCATCGATGAGAACGGGGTTCTGGCAAACGTAAAGTGA
- a CDS encoding prepilin-type N-terminal cleavage/methylation domain-containing protein: protein MVKLHRNKKGFTLIELLIVIAIIGILAAIALPAYMDYTRKTRLTEVTNAIGSIKTGLITWMSEQANPVATTWTGSDAVGAGLGITVPTKYADGGGAGVASATTPVVTYVAGGTNSTIVWAVGGISGVTGNLVLTAGDQNLQSWSWSASTVTAKYVPKD, encoded by the coding sequence ATGGTAAAGCTTCACAGGAACAAGAAAGGTTTTACGTTGATCGAGCTTCTCATCGTTATCGCCATCATCGGCATCCTCGCGGCGATAGCACTTCCGGCCTACATGGACTATACCCGGAAGACAAGGCTCACGGAAGTGACGAATGCGATAGGGTCCATTAAGACCGGTCTCATCACTTGGATGTCCGAGCAGGCAAACCCGGTCGCTACAACCTGGACGGGTTCCGACGCTGTTGGTGCCGGACTTGGCATCACTGTTCCCACGAAATATGCTGACGGCGGCGGCGCGGGCGTCGCCAGTGCGACTACCCCTGTCGTCACTTATGTTGCCGGCGGCACGAACTCGACCATCGTATGGGCAGTCGGCGGCATTTCGGGTGTTACCGGCAACCTGGTCCTGACCGCGGGTGATCAGAACCTTCAGTCATGGAGTTGGTCCGCCAGCACAGTGACTGCCAAGTACGTACCGAAGGACTAG
- a CDS encoding ABC transporter ATP-binding protein: MGPLLSVLDVRKHYEVRRTLFSVAKETIRAVDGVSFHLGVGETLGVVGESGSGKSTLARCVLLLERPDSGEIVFDNVSLLAAGGEEVKRLRKRMQIIFQDPYSSLNPRMKVREIIAEPVRFHGMAKGKADVEVRVGEILRSVGLDEDFLKKYPHEMSGGQRQRVAIGRALATGPDLIIADEPVSSLDVSIQAQIVNLFLDIRERSDISMVFVSHDLNIVRFLSDRILVLYKGKVVETGGRDQVFLNPLHPYTRMLIRASQGDFALREEATNGADPSGCPYYDKCEDRKVECADGTPELRGDEDHKVACFQVF, from the coding sequence ATGGGTCCGCTGTTATCTGTACTAGACGTCAGGAAGCACTACGAGGTCCGCAGGACCCTGTTCTCCGTGGCCAAAGAGACGATACGGGCCGTCGACGGTGTCAGTTTCCACCTCGGCGTCGGCGAGACCCTGGGAGTTGTCGGCGAGAGCGGTTCGGGAAAGAGCACGCTGGCGCGGTGCGTCCTCCTCCTCGAAAGGCCCGACAGTGGAGAGATCGTCTTCGACAACGTGAGTCTCCTCGCGGCGGGGGGCGAAGAGGTAAAGAGACTGCGCAAGCGGATGCAGATCATATTCCAGGACCCCTATTCGTCGCTCAATCCGCGAATGAAGGTACGCGAGATCATCGCCGAACCCGTCCGTTTCCATGGCATGGCAAAGGGGAAGGCAGACGTGGAGGTTCGGGTCGGCGAGATACTGAGGAGCGTCGGCCTCGACGAGGATTTCCTGAAGAAGTATCCCCACGAGATGAGCGGTGGCCAGAGGCAGAGGGTGGCCATAGGGCGGGCCCTCGCCACGGGACCGGACCTCATCATCGCCGACGAGCCCGTCTCCTCTCTCGATGTCTCCATACAGGCACAGATCGTCAACCTTTTCCTCGACATCCGGGAGAGGTCCGATATCTCCATGGTCTTTGTCTCTCACGATCTCAACATTGTCCGTTTCCTGTCGGACCGCATCCTTGTATTATATAAAGGTAAGGTTGTGGAGACCGGCGGCCGCGACCAGGTCTTCCTGAACCCCCTCCACCCCTACACGCGCATGCTTATCCGGGCATCACAGGGAGATTTCGCCCTGAGGGAAGAGGCGACGAACGGCGCCGACCCTTCGGGATGCCCCTACTATGACAAATGCGAGGACAGAAAGGTGGAGTGCGCCGACGGGACCCCGGAACTCAGGGGCGACGAGGACCACAAGGTTGCCTGCTTTCAGGTGTTTTGA
- a CDS encoding ABC transporter ATP-binding protein translates to MIHTKDNTLLEVTGLNTAFFTGEEVIHAVNDVTFTVGKGEVFGLVGESGSGKTVTAHSIMRLVHPPGRIVSGRIVFEGRDLLSLSERQMEEVRGSRMGMVFQEPMTALNPVLRVGEQIAETIEIHRVRQGNGVRERALELLRQVGFDDPEKRYIQYPHQLSGGQRQRVLMAMAVSCDPSLIIADEPTTALDVATESQILGLTRGLVDSLEMSMIFITHDLTIVKSMGRSVGLMYAGRMVERNRVEDFFREPLHPYGRGLLESVYGFSGTAKRLKAIPGSVPKLSELPKGCTFHPRCPFAMDVCRGDEPVMKEVAEGQWVRCYLY, encoded by the coding sequence ATGATACATACAAAGGATAATACGCTTCTCGAGGTAACCGGTCTCAATACGGCCTTTTTTACCGGCGAAGAGGTCATACACGCGGTGAATGACGTGACCTTCACCGTCGGAAAGGGAGAGGTCTTCGGGCTTGTCGGGGAGAGCGGTTCGGGCAAGACGGTGACGGCCCACTCCATCATGCGCCTCGTTCACCCTCCGGGCAGGATCGTTTCGGGCAGGATCGTCTTCGAGGGCAGGGACCTTTTGAGCTTGAGCGAGAGACAGATGGAGGAGGTCCGCGGCAGCCGCATGGGGATGGTCTTCCAGGAGCCCATGACCGCCTTGAACCCTGTCTTGAGGGTTGGCGAGCAGATAGCGGAGACGATCGAGATACACAGGGTCCGCCAGGGAAACGGCGTGCGGGAAAGGGCGCTTGAGCTTCTGAGGCAGGTGGGGTTCGACGACCCGGAAAAGAGGTACATTCAGTACCCCCATCAACTCTCGGGCGGGCAGAGGCAGCGCGTTCTCATGGCGATGGCCGTCTCCTGCGATCCCTCCCTCATCATTGCCGACGAACCCACGACAGCCCTCGACGTCGCGACGGAGTCCCAGATCCTTGGCCTCACCCGGGGTCTCGTCGATTCCCTGGAGATGTCGATGATATTCATCACCCACGACCTGACGATAGTGAAGTCCATGGGCCGGTCCGTGGGGCTCATGTACGCGGGAAGGATGGTGGAGAGGAACAGGGTGGAGGATTTCTTCCGGGAGCCCTTGCACCCTTACGGCCGGGGCCTTCTGGAATCGGTCTACGGATTCTCGGGGACGGCGAAGAGGCTGAAGGCCATACCGGGTTCGGTGCCGAAGCTCTCGGAGCTGCCCAAGGGCTGCACGTTCCACCCCCGCTGTCCTTTCGCCATGGATGTGTGCAGGGGGGACGAGCCGGTCATGAAGGAGGTCGCGGAGGGTCAATGGGTCCGCTGTTATCTGTACTAG
- the guaB gene encoding IMP dehydrogenase: MSEKEPTDFREGLTFDDVLLVPASSSIMPADVDVSSYLTPAIRLNIPILSAAMDTVTESKTAICLAQEGGIGIIHRNMTVEDQAHEVEKVKKSESGMIVDPITIAPENKIRDALELMSRYRISGIPVTKGTKLVGIITNRDLRFETNLERKVQNVMTKENLVTVKEGIGLEESKKILHKHKIEKLLVVDRNFDLKGLITIKDIEKMRKYPNSCKDQLGRLRVGAAVGVGPDRDERVEALLRAGCDVIVVDTAHGHSNNVIESIRAIKKSFPDVQLIAGNIATAEGCEALIKAGCDAVKIGVGPGSICTTRIVAGIGVPQITAIMDAASVAKRHQIPLIADGGIKFSGDITKALAAGAQTAMIGNLFAGTDETPGETVLYQGRTYKVYRGMGSLEAMREGKTRDRYSIPDDAPESKIVPEGIEGRVPYRGSLSISVNQLVGGLKAGMGYVGSRTIEDLQRKRRFIRITSAALRESHVHDVIITKEAPNYRIE; the protein is encoded by the coding sequence ATGTCAGAGAAAGAGCCGACAGATTTCAGGGAAGGACTAACCTTCGACGACGTTCTGCTCGTGCCGGCCTCAAGCAGCATAATGCCCGCCGATGTTGACGTCTCAAGCTACCTGACTCCCGCCATACGGCTCAATATCCCCATACTCAGCGCCGCCATGGACACGGTGACGGAATCGAAGACCGCCATCTGTCTCGCCCAGGAGGGAGGCATCGGCATCATCCACCGGAACATGACCGTGGAGGACCAGGCACACGAGGTGGAAAAGGTCAAGAAATCCGAGAGCGGCATGATCGTCGACCCCATCACCATCGCCCCGGAGAACAAGATCCGGGATGCCCTGGAGCTCATGTCCCGATACCGCATTTCCGGCATACCCGTCACGAAAGGCACGAAGCTCGTGGGCATCATCACGAACAGGGACCTGCGCTTCGAGACAAACCTCGAAAGGAAGGTCCAGAACGTCATGACGAAGGAGAACCTCGTCACCGTCAAGGAAGGGATCGGCCTCGAGGAATCCAAGAAGATACTCCACAAGCACAAGATAGAGAAGCTCCTCGTGGTGGACAGGAATTTCGACCTCAAGGGGCTTATCACCATCAAGGATATAGAGAAGATGCGCAAGTACCCCAACTCGTGCAAGGACCAGCTGGGAAGGCTCCGCGTCGGAGCCGCCGTCGGTGTCGGCCCCGACCGGGACGAGCGCGTCGAGGCCCTCCTCAGGGCAGGGTGTGACGTCATAGTCGTCGATACGGCCCACGGCCATTCGAATAACGTCATCGAGTCCATCAGGGCCATCAAGAAGAGCTTCCCCGACGTCCAGCTCATCGCGGGCAACATCGCCACCGCCGAGGGTTGCGAGGCACTCATCAAGGCAGGGTGTGACGCGGTCAAGATCGGTGTCGGCCCCGGCTCCATCTGCACCACGCGGATCGTCGCCGGCATTGGCGTGCCCCAGATAACGGCGATCATGGACGCGGCGTCCGTGGCCAAACGGCACCAGATACCCCTCATAGCGGACGGGGGCATCAAGTTCTCCGGCGACATCACGAAGGCCCTGGCGGCCGGCGCACAGACCGCGATGATAGGGAACCTCTTCGCGGGCACCGACGAGACACCGGGAGAGACGGTCCTCTACCAGGGCAGAACGTACAAGGTCTATCGCGGGATGGGCTCCCTCGAGGCCATGCGCGAGGGGAAGACGCGCGACCGCTACTCGATCCCCGATGACGCGCCCGAGTCCAAGATCGTTCCCGAAGGCATCGAAGGCCGGGTACCCTACCGCGGCTCCCTCTCGATATCCGTCAACCAGCTCGTGGGAGGCCTCAAGGCGGGCATGGGATATGTCGGCAGCCGGACGATAGAGGACCTCCAGCGCAAGCGCAGGTTCATCAGGATAACGTCGGCAGCCCTGCGCGAAAGTCATGTCCACGACGTCATCATCACCAAGGAAGCACCGAACTACAGGATCGAATAG
- the guaA gene encoding glutamine-hydrolyzing GMP synthase, translated as MDSHHRDYHEELILILDFGSQYTQLIARKVRELGVYCEIYPYNLDPGTIRSMKPRGIILSGGPASINEKSAPLCDRAVFDLGVPVLGVCYGLQLLARTFGGTVEKAPKREFGKAHLYIEQTDRFLDGVRDGDIVWMSHSDKVLTLPRGFVALARSDNSSYAAVRNMNGTVYGVQFHPEVHHTPKGKRILKNFLYKICRLKGLFSPQSFVELATEKIRREAGGEKVICALSGGVDSSVVAALIHRAIGDNLRCVFVNNGVLRKNEADEVIAAYRDILHLNLTYVDAGEAFLKALKGVKDPERKRKIIGRLFIRIFEEEARANGSVRYLAQGTLYPDVIESISFKGPSATIKSHHNVGGLPKRMKMTLIEPLRELFKDEVRVVGRELGVPEYIVGRQPFPGPGLAVRIVGEVTEERVRVLQEADSIIRQEIEHNPSFKHIWQSFGILIPVKTVGVMGDERTYANVIAVRVVESEDAMTADWARLPYTTLDTVARRIINEVTGVNRVVYDISSKPPSTIEWE; from the coding sequence ATGGACAGCCACCACCGCGACTACCACGAGGAACTCATCCTGATCCTCGATTTCGGCTCCCAGTACACCCAGCTCATAGCCCGCAAGGTACGCGAACTCGGCGTCTATTGCGAGATATACCCCTACAACCTTGACCCTGGCACCATAAGGTCCATGAAACCGCGGGGCATTATCCTCTCCGGCGGTCCCGCCAGCATCAATGAAAAGAGCGCGCCCCTCTGCGACAGGGCGGTCTTCGACCTTGGCGTTCCCGTCCTCGGCGTCTGCTATGGCCTTCAGCTTCTGGCCAGGACCTTTGGCGGCACGGTGGAGAAGGCCCCGAAACGTGAATTCGGCAAGGCCCACCTTTATATAGAGCAGACGGACAGGTTCCTCGACGGCGTCAGGGACGGCGACATCGTCTGGATGAGCCACAGCGACAAGGTGCTCACCCTCCCCCGTGGTTTTGTCGCCCTCGCCCGGTCCGACAACTCCTCCTACGCGGCGGTGCGCAACATGAACGGCACCGTTTACGGCGTCCAGTTCCACCCCGAGGTCCACCACACCCCGAAGGGCAAGCGCATCCTCAAGAACTTCCTCTACAAGATATGCCGGCTCAAGGGTCTCTTCTCGCCGCAGTCCTTTGTCGAACTCGCGACGGAAAAGATACGCCGGGAGGCGGGAGGCGAGAAGGTCATCTGCGCCTTGAGCGGCGGCGTCGATTCCTCGGTGGTCGCCGCCCTCATTCACCGTGCCATCGGCGACAACCTGCGGTGTGTCTTCGTCAATAACGGCGTCCTGAGGAAGAACGAGGCGGACGAGGTCATCGCGGCCTACCGGGACATCCTCCACCTCAACCTCACGTACGTCGATGCCGGGGAAGCGTTCCTCAAAGCCTTAAAAGGAGTGAAGGACCCGGAACGGAAGCGGAAGATCATCGGAAGGCTTTTCATCAGGATATTCGAGGAAGAGGCCCGCGCCAACGGCTCCGTCCGGTACCTGGCCCAGGGGACCCTCTATCCCGACGTCATCGAAAGCATCTCTTTCAAAGGGCCTTCGGCCACGATCAAGAGCCACCACAACGTTGGCGGCCTGCCGAAAAGGATGAAGATGACCCTCATCGAACCCTTAAGGGAACTTTTCAAGGACGAGGTCAGGGTGGTGGGGCGCGAGCTTGGCGTCCCCGAATACATCGTCGGCAGACAGCCCTTCCCCGGTCCCGGTCTCGCCGTGAGGATAGTCGGCGAAGTGACGGAAGAGAGGGTCCGGGTGCTTCAGGAAGCGGACAGTATCATCCGCCAGGAGATCGAGCACAATCCTTCTTTCAAGCACATATGGCAGTCCTTCGGTATACTGATACCCGTCAAGACCGTCGGCGTCATGGGCGACGAGAGGACCTATGCCAACGTCATCGCCGTGCGTGTCGTCGAAAGCGAGGACGCCATGACGGCGGACTGGGCGCGCCTTCCCTACACAACCCTCGATACGGTGGCGCGAAGGATAATCAACGAGGTCACGGGCGTGAACAGAGTGGTCTACGACATCTCCTCGAAACCGCCGAGCACCATCGAATGGGAGTGA